In Cystobacter ferrugineus, the DNA window GGCGCGTCGAAGTAGATGAGCACGTTGCGGCAGAAGACGGCGTCCACGCGCGAGGTCAGTGGGACGGTGTCCACGTCACGCAGGTTGTGGTGCCCGAAGGACACCATGGCGCGGATGTCGTCGCGCACGCGCACGCGGTTGGGCCCCACGTGGACGAAGTAGCGCGCGAGCTTGTCCGGAGACGTGGAGCGCAGGGCACTCGGGCCGTACTCGCCCAGGCGCGCCACGGAGAGCACCCGGCGGGAGATGTCCGTGCCGTACACCTCGAGATCCCACCCCTCGAAGCGTCCGCTCTCCAGCAGGAGCATGGCCACGGTGTAGGCCTCTTCCCCGGACGAGCAGCCCGCGGACCAGATGCGCAGGCGCCGCGTGCGCGCGTTGCGGCGCTCGAGCACCGGCAACACCTCCTCGGAGAAGGCCTTGAGCTGGCGCGGCTCGCGGAAGAAGTACGTCTCGTGGGTGGTGAGCGCCTCGACGGCCGTCTCCAGCTCGGAGCGGCGCTGGGCGTCGAAGCGCAGGTAGCGGTAGTAGGTGCTGAAGTCCGTCAGGCCCAGGGCTTCCAGCCGGGGCCACAACCGGCGCTCCATGACGTACTTCATGTCGTCGCGGACCAGGATGCCGCAATAGGCGTAGACGAAGTCCCGCAACAGGCGGAACTCCTCCGCGGTCATCTCCGGCCTGCCTGTATCGAAAGGCATCACCCGCGCGGCCCTCCCCCCTTCACTCAGCGTCCCGACAGCCGTTCCACCGCGTCCACCAGCGCCCGGCGCGCCAGCGCATCCGTCTCGGACAGCAGCGCGTTCAACAGCGGAGGCAGCAGCCGCTCCTCGCGGGAGTCCGCCAGCACCCGGGCCGCCGCGGCGCGCACGTCCCAGTGGGCATGGTCGAGCAGGCCCAGCGCCAGGGCCTCGCCGCCCCCGGAGGCCGCGCCCGCCAGCAGCGCCGCCTTCACCACCTCGTGGTCCTCATGTCCTACCGCCTGTTGGATGACCTCGTCGCGCAGCACGCCCAGCCGGGCCAGCGAGCGCACCGCCCGGAAGGCGATGGCCCCATCCGGATGCCGCACCAAGGCCTCCAGGTCGGCCGCGAGCGCCACCGCGCCGCACTCGCCCACCGCTTCCAGGGCGGCCAGTCGCACCTCCAACGCGTCATCGGCCAGGGCCCGTTGCAGCAGCGGCGCCAGGGAGACATCCCCCACCTGGCCGAGCACCCGCACCGCGGCGGCACGCACCCGGGGCGCCTCGTCCACCAGCGCCACGCGCGCCAGCTCCAGGCCCCCGGAGGGGTCCACCGCGGCGAGCACCTCCACGGCGGTGGCGCGCAGGGGCACGGACGCTTCCCGGGCGATGCGCCGCACCAGGGGGAGCTGGGAGGTGCCGCCCACGCGCACCAGGGCGTTGAGCACCACGGGCTCCGCCCCCCGCTCCAGGGACGTCTGCAGCGCCTGGAGCACCTGCGCACGAAAGCCCGCCGACAGCGCCACCAGGGCGCGAGCGGCCACCCCGGCGAGCTCCGGAATGGACAGGAAGCCCGCCAGCGGCTCCACGGCGTCCAGCGCGCCCGTGCGTCCGAGCGCCCGCGCCGCCACGCCCTTCAAGTCCACCTCGCCCCAGTCGAGCATCTGGACGAGCTCGGGCACGAAGGACGGGTCCACCATGTCCACCAGGACCTGTCCGGCCGCCTCGCGCGCCGGGAGGGACAGCCGGTCCATGCTCGCGAGCAGCTCGCGTCCCGTCTCCGGGCCGAAGCACGCGAGCGTGCGCATGACCTCGGGCACCAGCCGCTCCTCCTGGGCCACCTCCGCCACCAGGGGCGCCAGCCGGGGCTCGCGCAGGGCCGCCGCGGCGACGAGCGCGCCGGTCTTCACCTCGATGTCTCCGGACTCCAGCGCGCTGGCCACCCAGCTCACCGCCCCGAGCAACCGCCGGAGCGCCTCGCCCACGGCCGCGTACATCGCGGGGCGCCCGCCATCCGCCATCCGCGCGGAGTGCTGGCCGAGCGCCACGAGCGCCGCCTCCCGGGTGGAACGAGACTCGGACGCCGCCAGGCCCCGGCACACCAGCGCCACGACCTCGGGGCGCTCGATGAGGCCCAGCACCCGGTAGGCGCTGCGCTTGAGCAGGGGGTTGTTGAGCAGGGGCACCACCTCGGCGAGCGGAGGCGGATGGCGCAGCGCCGCGAGCGACTCCAGGGCGCTCAGGCGCAAGAGGGGCTCGGGATTGGACAGCACGCGCTCGAGCGCGAACGCCGCGCCACGTCCTCCCACCCGGCCCAGGGCCTCCGCCGCCGCCACCCGGACGTTGAGATCCCCGTCCTCCAGCAGCACGGCCACCAGCGCGCCTTCCGCTTCCGGCAGCGCGAGCTGGCCGAGGATGTCCGCGGCGAACTTGCGCTGATCCGGATCCGCGTGCCCGAGCAGGTGCACCAGGGGATGCACCGCCGAGGCGCCCATGCCCGAGAGCGCCTCCGCCGCGGCGTTGCGCGCGCCCGTCTCGTCGCGCTCGCCCAGCACGGCGATGAGCCGCTCCACCACGGCCCCGCGCTCCGGCAGCCGCACGAGCCCATCGGCCGCCGCGCGGCGCACCCGCCAGCTCTCGTCGTGCAGGCCGGTCACGAGCTCCTCTCGGGCTTCCGGGCGCGACACGTCCAGATCCAGCAGGGCCCGGTAACGCACCTCCTCGGCGTTCCGCCCCTCCTCGCTCATCCGTTCACCCTTCGGTTGGGGTTGGAGTTGGAGTGGGAGTTGGATTCGGCCAGCATCTCCGCCAGCAGCAGGGCCTTCACGTCCAGCAGCAGCCTGAGGCGCTCGCTCCCGGGCGCCGAGGCGTCGCGGCCCTCCGGCGCACCATAGACACCCACCACGAAGGGCGCCGGGCCCACCGCGCCGAGCGCGGGTTTGATGTCACTTCTGCGCAGCCGCACCACCTCGGACACGCGGTCCACGGTGAAGGCCACGCGCCGGCGACCCAACCAGCACACCAGCAGCCGCGTCTTGGGGGTGTCCACCGGCGAGGACAGGCCGATCAGCCGCTTGCGCAGGTCCACCACCGGGAGGATGGCGCCGCGCAGCCGGATGACGCCCTCGATGAAGGAGGGGGCGCCGCGCAGGGGCGTGAGGCGCTGGGGCTGGAGGATCTCCTCCACCCGCATGATGTCCACGGCGTATTCCTCGGTGCCCACGAAGAAGGCGCACAACTGCACGAGCGGATCCCGCTCCGCCGCGGCCTCTTCCTCGGCGCGCGATTGCGTCACGCGGGTGAGGACGTTGATTCGCTGTCTCATGAAAGGGCCTGCCAGAGATCGAGCAGAATGAAGAGTTCCTGTTTGCGCCGTCCGAGCCCCACCACGCAGTCACGCTCTCCGCCGCCCACGCCGGGCGGGGCCAGCTCCAGCATCGAGGGACGCAGGCGCACCACCTCGTTGACGGCGTCCACCCAGATGCCGGCGAGCCCGTCGGAGGCCTGCACGACGATGATGCGCGTGCCACGCGGAGGCGTCACGGTGGCGTCCGGGCCGGCCACCAGGGGGGCATTGTCGGCCAGGCGCAACTTCACCTTGATGTCGTAGACGGGCAGCACCTCGCCGCGCAGGTACATGACGCCCAGCAGGTTGGGCGCGGCGCGAGGCACCTCGGTCAGGGGCGGCACCTTGACGATCTCCCGCACGCCGTGGATGGGGACCGCGTAGAGCTCGCCCTCCAGTTGGAAGGCCAGATACTCCTCGGGCACCTCTTCGGCGACGGGCTCGAGCGACTCATCGGTCCCGGCCACCACTTCCTGGATGAGGCCCACGTCCTCATCGGGGCGGTAGAAGAAGCTGTCGAGCAGGACGGACAAGGAAGGCACGGCGCCCAGAATAGCAGGCCCACGGCCCCGGGAGCGATTCAGGCCCGGCGGCGCTCGGAGCTCATTCCCTCTTCGAGCAGGGCGCCCACATCCAGCACCAGCACGGTGCGCCGGTTGGCCAGGTCGGCGGCACCGGAGATCCCCCGCACGCCCTGCAGGCGTCCACCCAGCGACTTGACGACGATGTCCTGCTGGCCCTGGAGCTCGTCCACGGCGATGCCCAGGCGCTCCTGGGCCAGCCCCGCCACCACCACGAAGTAGCGATCCGTGGGACGCTCGGGGTGGTTGAACACCCGTGCCAGGCGCATGAGCGGCAGCGTGGTGCCTCGCAGGTCCAACACCTCGCGCCGCTCCACGGTACGGATCTCCGCCGGCTTGACGGAGAGGATCTCCAGCACGCTGTTGAGGGGCACGGCGTAGGTGCGCCCGCTCACCCCCACGACGAGCGCGCGGATGATGGCGAGCGTGACGGGCAGCGTGATGTGGAAGGCGGTGCCCATCCCGCGCTCGCTCCACACGTCGATGATGCCGGACAGGTTGCCGATGTTGTTCTTCACCACGTCCAGGCCCACGCCCCGGCCCGACAGCTCGGACACGCTGCGCGCCGTGGAGAAGCCCGGCAGGAAGATGAGGTTGAGCAGCTCGCGCCGGCTCATCTCGCGCGCCTGCGCCTCGGTGATGAGGCCCTTGCGCAGCGCGAGCTCCCGCACCCCCACTTCGTCGATGCCCGCCCCGTCGTCACTCACCTTGATGAGGACGTGGTTGCCCTTCTGCTCGGCCTGCAGCGACACCCGGGCCCGCCGCGGCTTGCCCGCCGCCAGCCGGGCCTCGGGCGACTCGGCGCCGTGGTCGATGGCGTTGCGGATGATGTGCATGAGCGGATCGCTCAGCTCCTCGACGATGAGCTTGTCCAGCTCCACGTCGCCGCCGCCAATGATGAAGTCGATCTCCTTGCCCACCTCGCGCGCGATGCGGCGCACCAGCCGGGCCAGCCGGTCGAACACCTGG includes these proteins:
- a CDS encoding CheR family methyltransferase codes for the protein MPFDTGRPEMTAEEFRLLRDFVYAYCGILVRDDMKYVMERRLWPRLEALGLTDFSTYYRYLRFDAQRRSELETAVEALTTHETYFFREPRQLKAFSEEVLPVLERRNARTRRLRIWSAGCSSGEEAYTVAMLLLESGRFEGWDLEVYGTDISRRVLSVARLGEYGPSALRSTSPDKLARYFVHVGPNRVRVRDDIRAMVSFGHHNLRDVDTVPLTSRVDAVFCRNVLIYFDAPARQRVLRLLYDKLVPGGYLMLGHSENLINLSADFELVHLRGDLVYRRPELGGGGGT
- a CDS encoding HEAT repeat domain-containing protein; the protein is MSEEGRNAEEVRYRALLDLDVSRPEAREELVTGLHDESWRVRRAAADGLVRLPERGAVVERLIAVLGERDETGARNAAAEALSGMGASAVHPLVHLLGHADPDQRKFAADILGQLALPEAEGALVAVLLEDGDLNVRVAAAEALGRVGGRGAAFALERVLSNPEPLLRLSALESLAALRHPPPLAEVVPLLNNPLLKRSAYRVLGLIERPEVVALVCRGLAASESRSTREAALVALGQHSARMADGGRPAMYAAVGEALRRLLGAVSWVASALESGDIEVKTGALVAAAALREPRLAPLVAEVAQEERLVPEVMRTLACFGPETGRELLASMDRLSLPAREAAGQVLVDMVDPSFVPELVQMLDWGEVDLKGVAARALGRTGALDAVEPLAGFLSIPELAGVAARALVALSAGFRAQVLQALQTSLERGAEPVVLNALVRVGGTSQLPLVRRIAREASVPLRATAVEVLAAVDPSGGLELARVALVDEAPRVRAAAVRVLGQVGDVSLAPLLQRALADDALEVRLAALEAVGECGAVALAADLEALVRHPDGAIAFRAVRSLARLGVLRDEVIQQAVGHEDHEVVKAALLAGAASGGGEALALGLLDHAHWDVRAAAARVLADSREERLLPPLLNALLSETDALARRALVDAVERLSGR
- a CDS encoding chemotaxis protein CheW; translation: MRQRINVLTRVTQSRAEEEAAAERDPLVQLCAFFVGTEEYAVDIMRVEEILQPQRLTPLRGAPSFIEGVIRLRGAILPVVDLRKRLIGLSSPVDTPKTRLLVCWLGRRRVAFTVDRVSEVVRLRRSDIKPALGAVGPAPFVVGVYGAPEGRDASAPGSERLRLLLDVKALLLAEMLAESNSHSNSNPNRRVNG
- a CDS encoding chemotaxis protein CheW, which encodes MPSLSVLLDSFFYRPDEDVGLIQEVVAGTDESLEPVAEEVPEEYLAFQLEGELYAVPIHGVREIVKVPPLTEVPRAAPNLLGVMYLRGEVLPVYDIKVKLRLADNAPLVAGPDATVTPPRGTRIIVVQASDGLAGIWVDAVNEVVRLRPSMLELAPPGVGGGERDCVVGLGRRKQELFILLDLWQALS